Below is a window of Gossypium hirsutum isolate 1008001.06 chromosome A12, Gossypium_hirsutum_v2.1, whole genome shotgun sequence DNA.
TTTTGACTGGCTGTATTGGCCTCAAGCTCGTCAATTGTACTCGTCTGAGACACTCAACTACATAAAATCCCTCGATGCTGAAAAAGATATTGCACTTTTGAAATACCTTGGGTGGGACATACCGCCTAAATGTGCACGTACCCTCCGCATCTCCACCATGCTTCTCAAAAAGGGTGCTGCGAGAGCGCTCACTCCTTATGCCATTGGAAGTATAATGTGCAGAGAGAACTTGAACGAGGAATCGGTGATTGAGGAAATTGTACAAGAGGCGGAGGAAAGTGTGCTTCCCAACACAAGTGAAGCTGCATTTCTCAAAAAACTATCCCAAATCATGGATTGTCGTCTTGATGAGATTGCTGGGTCACACATACTATAAGTACAGAGTATCTAATAGTGAATGGTGGTTCATAGTTGTTTGTTATGTTGTACAGGCCTCCACATTCTTCTGCATCCATATATGGGACCTCAAATGGCCTAGCAAGGTGGTTATGAAAGCACATAATGGTTTGTTCTTCTCTACTTTCATGTAATTCTCTATTTCTTATGGCACATTTACAAAAAAGGCTTCTTAATTTTAGGCCATGATTCttgttttgaattgatttttaaaagaatttttttattgtttattttaccAAAAGACATTCTGGCTTCTTAAAAAAAATTGCCAGCACATGTACGGCACATggcaaaaaataaaaagtaaagttCGGGTTTTACTTTATGTCGAAGCACAAATAAGAGAAACAAAACAATTTTTCTCGTGAAAACAAATTTTGATCAAGTTAAATCCGATTTTGGAACAAATATAAACGTAGCATTTTTCATCAAGTAAGATGAATCTGATATATGATATTCGGCAATTTCTTTTAGAAGCCAAAATGTTGTTTCTATTATGTATAATTCCTCCGTATTAAATTGCTGTAAAGGTACTAATCCACAAGTTTCGCATGGTGGTTTCGCATGGTAGAGGTGTTAAATGTAGAATTTGGcctttttttttctcatgttACATTTTTTGGATCAACCAAAACATCAAGAATCAAGGGTAATCAGATGATCATTTCCTCAAGTGGCTGCTGACCAAATTACAAACATAGTAAGAATCAAAGGAAAAAAaccctataggctactacacacaTTTTAGCTGATATATCAGCAGCTTATTTTCAAGAAAACCAAACATGGGAATGCATCATTTACAGCATAATGCTTACTATATATATACAACTTCGTTTTTAAACCATAAGCAAAGCTAAACAGCCTTAAATTATCATGGAAATTtctgtattaaaaaaataacaaattaatccatatatgttagatcaaagaataTATTGActctttcttttaaaaatttcaagttaaaaatTGACATGATTGACAGAATAATCTGATAGTGCTACATGACATCCCAAGTGTATCTCTCCTAGTACGTACAAAAAccaattttaatagtaaaaatgaataaattttttaacaaaagactcgtttactctttgatctaacatatatagattaatttatcttttttttttagtataaggactaaattacaatctGACTTTTAGTATAGGAatttccatgatacttttacagCTAAAAAGCTTATTGTTAATAATGGAGAAAAGGCTTAACGCTTCAATGTGCATGCAGAGTTCAAAAATCCTCAACATCAATGGCAGGTTGCTATTAGTATTACAGGAAGATGCAGCAAACAACATTATGGGGGTGACATTTTTAACTACAAAGGTTGGGTATACAGGCACCACCTTCCGGGTTTTGTTGTTCTTTCCATATCCGCCCCGTTACTCGTAGTTTCAACTCTTTTCTATCCCCTCCAGAGAAGAAAAGCGCCATGTTACGCTGTATAATAAGGCCATCGTGGCTATCCCGAACCTTTCGGTGGCTATCTCTTATGCTTCTCGGGGTGCCTTCCCAAGTGAGTTTCCTACCATTCCCTCCAACTTCTAGGCTATAACTGTAGTTGCGAGCTTCAATCTCATCGCCCATGAAACGAAGGAATGCCATGTAAACAGGAGCCACTCCGAGCTGGAAGGCTTCAAAATGGAGACAGAAGTATTGACCAAAACAATGAAATACCTAAACATATATGACAAAAGATTCGAACCATTTAGcattaaagaaaatttaagaaGATTGAACTAAACTGTGGGAAGTCAGGGAAAGTTCAAATAACAGGCAACGAAAGTATCATATAGGCTCCTGTATTaagagtcagattgtattttgttccctttacttaaaaaaatgaataaattaatctctATACGTTAAATCAATGAGCAAACTAgtcattttaattgaaaatttcatccattttttctattaaaaactgAAGTGATTGATGGACTAACCGGACAGTTTTACATAGTGTGCCATGTGTATTGCATGATGACATATAGagactagtttttaatagtagaaatggataaaaattttaacaaaaggactagtttgcttttagattgattaatttgctcatttttttagtagaggggcaaaatgcaatcctaTTGTTAATACAAggacctccatggtacttttaccagcAACTATCATACATCAACAGCTTATTAATCAGCATCTACATTAAAGCAGATTAGCAAGGATTACTTTGTCACATATCTATATATCTAAAAACATTTTATTAAGAGACTAGAACACAACAAACTGATCCAATGAAAGGTATGGCTACCACGAATAAAACCTGTAACTTTTTCAAGTACACAATATAGACAGCTCAACTCAGTCACATAAGTCAAGACAATGTTCATATAAGGGAAAGTAATAAATTATCGAAAAGACCTTTTTTATTAGGGATGaatatcaaaactatacatgaattttgatccaATGTGTAATGAcatatataaactttgatttttgTGCGATTTTATAGAtgataatttgatttgattcaattttcacaaaatcattgacaACATTATCGAATTAGTACTATTTTGCGTTAATATAGTGCAtatacaaacaattatattaatccaatatgaaaataaatatatgtattcattcctttaaatgtgtataactgaattaaaatcaaaattttacgtATACATACGAACCACAATTCaagtttcatatgtataattgcaccaaattaaaattcatgtatcaaattgcacatcagatcaaaattcatatataaatttaatatttatcccttTTTATTATCATCAATCATCCAATAAGTTCAATTCTTAATCAGAATAAAGATGCCTACtaatggtaaaagtatcatagaagGCTCTATACTAAAAGTTGGATTGCATTACGTtctctttactcaaaaaatggacaaattagtctttgtatgttagatcaaatagcaagatggtcattctgttaaaattccatccatttttactgttaaaaattggccCTAGTACATCAACATAACGTATACATGGCACACCATGTGTCTTTGTTGAGTTATTTTGTTAGTCACACCAGTTTTTAAAAGTATAAagggataaaatttttaacagaaaagacCAAATTGCTTTTTTATCTAACTTATAGAAACTAATTTGCCCATATTTTAGTAGAGAGGGAAAAATGCAATCTCACTCCTAATACAAGagtctccatggtacttttaccaccTAAGATTGAGTGTACTTACAGTTAGCATCCATATTGCATTTTCTACTTCTTGAGGATTAGACTTCACATATCGATGGTTAAACGTGCATCCAGAATGCATGTCCACCTTGTGGTCATCCCTTAGATGTGTAACAAGGAATGGAATATCACCAACAACAGCACATTCCGATCCAGCATATGGGCAACTATACGGCCTGAAGTTGCATAGAGCCTCATGCTTGAGTTTACTATAGTAGGGAAAGATCTCAGGGCATCCAAGTGACATATATTTGCAAGGTAATTCAAGTGATTCAGCCACCTTCTCTAGTGCTAGACACCTAATATCACCGAGCTCTTGTCTACAAGTGGGGCATCGATTGTGTACCCTCGTTTTACAAGTTGAACAGAGAGTATGCCCATTGTGGCACTGTGAAAGCAAATTATAGAACACTTATCATAAGACTAGCATTCAAAGGCATGGAAAACTCTAATGTGCCAAAAAACCAATGGTTCAGAAAACAGGATACGGCGTTTGACATTTGAAATTAGAGAAACTGGCACAACTTTTGGGGCACTTTCAGAGTGAAGCATACAAATATGGTTTATCAGCATACACAACAGAGAGATGTACTTGGGCATAAACATAATCTACACATGCCAAAGTTCCTGCACCCAACCCGTAAAAGGGGGACAAAGAAAAGGCTGTCATGATCCTTAAGCATCATTGGTATACTTCAGCTGCTTATTTAACCAACTACCTATCCCATGCAGGCTAATGATATGTAAATGCACccataagaaggaaaaagaagaaataaatattcatagattTCACTTAAACTCAAATGATACTCCATCTCACCAACAACTGAGTTGTTGGGTGTAGTGATAAGGCACATTGTACTCCCAATCAGGGGCAAAGGGAGGAGGGTGCAGGTAGGAGccttggcccccctaaaatggaaagtTGCTGCTTCAAtccccaaaatttataaaatcctAAGTTAATTTTATAAACACAATCTTACCAGCATTGTTTTATATTCTAGATGAAGCCACTGTTCTATGCTTTTATTGTGAAATCATGCAAATTTATAAACATATCCAAGTAAACTCTCATGGATTGTTACAAATGAATGAGAAGATAATAGTTTCCTCTCAATATGCCATCTTAGCCACACTTTTTCTAAAACCTTTCCCAGCACAAACAGCTACAACATATCACCTTTGTTTACAAATTCCCTGCGCCTGAGCTGAAAGGCTGAATCAGCATTGGAAACCTTtgtcaaatataataaaaagacaTTCTAATGAGTATAGGTTAATGCTATAGGCAACACCAACTGGactaaactgaaaaaaaaaaaaaaaggtttcattTTCGACATTTACAATAATCagaccatcttcttcttctttgataCGTTAAAACAAACACAGAATTCAACCACGCATATGTGTATTGGTCTTCACATAACACCCCCAAAAAAAGTCAATTATACAAAGACAACCTAATCCCATCTGTAGTCCTAATTCTAACCCTAAAAGAGCACAAATCCAACACATAAAAATAAGCTataaatttgactgaaaaaaatccaagaaaaagaaacagaTTTAAACCATTCAAGCACTCCATAAGCATTCAAAAATATGTTCTCAATTTAGAAAAAGAAGAACCCATCAAGGGAAATGGAATTAAAAAGACTAACCTGATGAATAGGAGGGTACATAGAATTGGTACAAACAGGGCATTCAAGGAGTTCATGGACACTAGTAGTGCTTGCATGAACAGCTGATGACAAGGTACTGTTGTTGCTGTTCCCATTGTTGCTGTGGGTCTTTGACAATGAAGAAGATAACTGATGATGATGGATCTCATCATCATCCATCACATCCGATGATGCCATACAATCAATACTATCTGATTCCATAAAAAAAGGGTATAACAAAGTTATCAAATTTGATCAGCTATGGGTACAAACTCCTTTTGGGAAAGATGGAAACTTTGGGTGATGGGTACAAAAATAACGTATTAATCTTTGGGGACTAAGTTAGTTTATGAGTAAATCGAAGAAGAAACAAGGAATGAAAATGGGGTATCAATTGGAAAACCAGATGAGTTGAATCAATACAGAGAAATCAATAAACTACTGTTTTTAATTTCTCTTCTCTCTGTATTCTTTTTCATAGGTTGCAGAGAAAGAGAGAGTTCACCGTCTAAAATTTTACGAGACAGTTGATCAACATCACGCGGCTCAAGGTCAAAGAGAGAACCACGGTTACTTACAATATGTATGTACATACGTGTATGTATATTTAAGATTTGTAAGGTGATGAGGTGGGAATTATTAGAGCAAACATACAGACAGTGACCatgtttcaattaattaaaataatttcttttatcttcaaaaataaataaaattcttacattttacaaaaaaaatatatataaattttggccCTAACCTTGGTAATTAGATTCACTTTGGCATATTTACCTTCTTTTTCTGTTAATTTTGATACTTGAACTTGGCGTCTAAATTTATTTTGAGCCCTAAATTTAGATTTCATTAAGATTTGATGATGTGACCAGTATTCTTCGGACATGACTATATTGGTCGGTCAAACCGATTGGACCAAGAACCATCTATATACTATTCCAAATAAAGACTTGAGCCGATTAAATTAGAAATTGATTGAAACTCGTAAAATTTGAAAACTCAAACCAAAAACCAATAGTTAaacaagtttaatattttttttaattttatgaattttaattaattatttaattattgtagGTTTAGCAATTGAACCGATCAAATCGATTAAATTAGGAACCAGTGGtctaacaagttcaaccactgtttcaGTTATTAGAACGCTATACGTGACACTCTAAGATTGTACTATGTcctgaaaatttatatattttcaattttcaagtGCTAATGTGGCATAATCTCAAAGTATCGtatcatcaaacttttatattttttaagtttagggataaaaaataatttaattgcctAGTTcagttcaagtaccaaattggaTCTAGTTACCAAATTCAAGGgtcaaaatttatattatctcaaattttatataaagaaTCAATCAAACATGTCCTAAGTTCAAGTTTCATCATTTGAAGGTTTTTTCTACATTTATTAGTGAtttatttatagaaaaaataaaagcactattgtaacaatatttattaattttattaagaatattttaatatcttttttctaatttaattggTATTTATAAGTTCGTGACTAGAGTTGTTCATGGGTTAAGCcaagtcaaataaaaaaattaggccTGTTTTTTAAACCCGATTCgaaaaacgggcctaaaattttattcaagcCCGACCTAGATAAAAAGCTAAAAACTAAATTCGGCCCGGCCCAACCCACacgtattaaaatttttatattattttttatataaaataaatttaaaaaatataatacatcaaaaacattaaaataaatgttttccaaccagtggaaaaaagattaaaaaatatacttaaataacattaagatatgcaacttaacaagcaaatacatctaaaatagtagcaaaattaataacaaaataagagttatacaatattcaaacaataacaacaaaatagtagcaatataatatcGAAATAATAGCAAAACAATGAAAAACAGTAGCAACACAGTAAAAAACCAGTAGCAGTTTTTTTGCAAATTCGAGTTCGGTCAGGCTGGGCCAGGCCAAAAAAATCTTATCTGAGGCTTGGCCCGTTTATAAAGCgggtcttatttttttttcaagttcatttttcaggcctatatttttgtccaaaccctctcactttttgGGCAGGCCTTCGGGCTGGATGGCCCGGCCAATGGACAAGTCTATTCGTGACCTCAACTTAATCAATGGCTTGATAATAATAGTgtagataaaaattaaacctattttttaaaaaattatataagtaAAAATTTGCTATTAATTATTGTACTATGTATAAATTGTggatttaatccttgtacttaATTCAAGTGTTTTTAttcttttgtactttttaaatgAAATTACGTGCTTAAATGATAGTagttaaatatattatttcaaattttgctattagtcacGTAGAACACTTAAATTGTGGATTTAatcattattataaattttgatatttttaattcttatacttttcgagttttgaaattgTTGGGAGTATGCTCAAAGACCAATCATATGATGATTGTAATGACATATTTTTACCTAATTTATTAATAAAGACATTGTCATTATTGTTTTCAGTATTTATTTCTGTGTTTAAATAAACTCTATAATGATAATGTCCAAAGAATGATATGATCATTCTTAAATGTCTTTTCTCAAGTATTATTATGGATTTAAACAACAATAATACATTGAGGCTAATATGTGATTGATTGATGACAAGTGCTATAGATATGTGTTATCAAATCAAcacataagtatatgttagagaataATATACTGGGCTGACTTGCCATGAGAATGTTTCTTGAATTATTATGTAATACTCATAACATTTCTTATAGTGGTAATTGCATGTTGAttcttagacttgagatcatcactATTATAATATTGTGAGTCGTATGTTTTGACATAGTCAAACGTCTTCCGTAAATGGTTATACTATAAAGACTGATATTGGGTGTGCCACAATCTATATAGTGGGATGTGAGTGATAAAGATATGGTTTGTTCCTCCTACGTAATAGGATAAATATCTTAGACCTCTTGATCAAGTAAGACTAGAGATGCATGGCCATACTCAAAtgagttgatatgagatatcatacttatttgtttatctTAGTCTATTtgagaattaagaaataagagaTTTGACTATATAAGTGTgattattccatgacttgtgttctgtaacagcccatttttcaataaaatcagaaaagtagtttcgggaccacaaatccgatccgaaaaaaaagatttatttttatttcattatatggcccgtattataataggcatgttgtgtgaaaattttaacacaaaaattttattgattaagtgcttaattacgagaaggactaaatcgcataaaatgagaaagttgaattctagtagctataaggattaaatagctatggaattcaaatctagaggtccttatatggtaattagaccattaagaaaagtatgtagatttttcttgatgactcatccatggaaatatagaaaaaaggcaaggactaaattggtaacaataaaatatttaattaattaaaagatgataaaagaaaatatcatcttattattgTCATCTTTaacctaaaacacatggaaaccctaggtgagagaaaagaaactttcaaggcctaattgggtaagttctcttgtcccatttttagtaattttggtatttttaaaatcgggatagcttaatctctttatttgaaggattaatttgaaaagttatcaaggtatgaaaatggttcatggatgtatatgctggaaattagaaatttatggtagaaaatgaaagattattgatagataaacaatttttacaaagtgatttttgatgaaaacatgatttagggactaaaatgaaaatttgtaaaatttgatgaaaaattttaaaattttatgaatacatgtgctggaaaatttgtaatggggctttggttaggcttggaatagggagtaatttgcacaagtttcatttttcgggTTTAgagacaaaatcaaaatttatgaaaaagtttggggcaaaatgataattttacctaggacgtaaattgagtccatttaaatatgaaatgtgtgaaattgatggttaaattcatttatatagatccggaaaaCACTAATTTGAGgatagatcgaggaaaagaaaaggtttcggattagtagacatTTTACGCGAataattatcgaggtaagttcgtgtaacttaatcgggcatgtaattatgttaattgaa
It encodes the following:
- the LOC107948173 gene encoding E3 ubiquitin-protein ligase SINAT3 isoform X1, encoding MESDSIDCMASSDVMDDDEIHHHQLSSSLSKTHSNNGNSNNSTLSSAVHASTTSVHELLECPVCTNSMYPPIHQCHNGHTLCSTCKTRVHNRCPTCRQELGDIRCLALEKVAESLELPCKYMSLGCPEIFPYYSKLKHEALCNFRPYSCPYAGSECAVVGDIPFLVTHLRDDHKVDMHSGCTFNHRYVKSNPQEVENAIWMLTVFHCFGQYFCLHFEAFQLGVAPVYMAFLRFMGDEIEARNYSYSLEVGGNGRKLTWEGTPRSIRDSHRKVRDSHDGLIIQRNMALFFSGGDRKELKLRVTGRIWKEQQNPEGGACIPNLCS
- the LOC107948173 gene encoding E3 ubiquitin-protein ligase SINAT3 isoform X2, whose translation is MESDSIDCMASSDVMDDDEIHHHQLSSSLSKTHSNNGNSNNSTLSSAVHASTTSVHELLECPVCTNSMYPPIHQVFHCFGQYFCLHFEAFQLGVAPVYMAFLRFMGDEIEARNYSYSLEVGGNGRKLTWEGTPRSIRDSHRKVRDSHDGLIIQRNMALFFSGGDRKELKLRVTGRIWKEQQNPEGGACIPNLCS